TTCATGAACAAGGACAAAAATAAACAAAAAGAAGCAATTTTACAATTGCTTCTTTTTATTTTTATTCTAAAAAACAGGAGGTAGCTCATCTACTTCTTCCAATTCATTCTTTTTAACAAATTCTTCTCCCCAGTCGCAAATTGCATCTACTACCGGAGCTAAATCATGACCAATTTCTGTTAAATGATATTCTACTTTGGGTGGAACAACAGGATAAACGGTGCGTTCAATAATCCCATCTTCTTCTAATTCACGTAATTGACGAATTAACATTCGTTGTGTAACTTGAGGCATGTATTTATTTAGTTCACTTAGACGTAGTGGTTCATAATGTAATAAATGCCAAACAATAGGAATTTTCCATTTCCCTCCAATTACTGAAATTGCTAAATCTTTTGGATTATAAAATCCCCTATCTTTATATAAGTACATACTTCATCATCTCCTCTTTTATTGTATCATAAGTATCAAACCTCTTTTTTCT
The DNA window shown above is from Catellicoccus marimammalium M35/04/3 and carries:
- a CDS encoding winged helix-turn-helix transcriptional regulator — translated: MYLYKDRGFYNPKDLAISVIGGKWKIPIVWHLLHYEPLRLSELNKYMPQVTQRMLIRQLRELEEDGIIERTVYPVVPPKVEYHLTEIGHDLAPVVDAICDWGEEFVKKNELEEVDELPPVF